The Aptenodytes patagonicus chromosome 10, bAptPat1.pri.cur, whole genome shotgun sequence genome includes a region encoding these proteins:
- the CCNB2 gene encoding G2/mitotic-specific cyclin-B2 yields MALPAPRRAAVTRGVENAVTELKSKGKTHLTGKRGALEEIGNKVATRGTHIAKKTECSKASIKPTKGPSKMTNVTVLPKPPAAVNRACKETGVPKVLSPVPMDVSMQEEDLCQAFSDVLLNNVEDIDAEDWGNPQLCSDYVKDIYLYLRELELQQSVRPHYLDGKMINGRMRAILVDWLVQVHSRFQLLQETLYMCVAVMDRFLQRHPVPRKRLQLVGVTALLLASKYEEMLSPDVADFVYITDNAYTGSEVREMEIMILKELNFDLGRPLPIHFLRRASKAGEADAKQHTLAKYLMELTLIDYDMVHHRPSEIAAAALCLSQKILGHNEWGTKQQYYTGYTEDSLVMTMKHMAKNVVKVNEKLTKYTAITNKYASSKLLRISTIPQLSGKIIKDLALSLL; encoded by the exons ATGGCGCtgccggcgccgcgccgcgccgct GTCACTAGAGGGGTGGAGAATGCTGTGACTGAACTTAAAAGTAAAGGCAAAACTCACCTTACTGGCAAAAGGGGTGCTTtggaagaaataggaaataaagttGCAACAAGAGGAACACACATAGCTAAG aaaacagaatgCTCCAAAGCATCCATAAAGCCTACAAAAGGACCTAGTAAGATGACAAATGTAACTGTACTGCCTAAACCTCCGGCTGCTGTGAATCGAGCATGCAAAGAAACTGGCGTTCCGAAG GTTCTGTCTCCTGTCCCTATGGATGTATCTATGCAAGAGGAGGATTTGTGCCAAGCCTTCTCTGATGTGTTGCTCAACAATGTCGAAGACATTGATGCTGAGGACTGGGGGAATCCCCAGCTGTGTAGTGACTACGTAAAAGATATCTATCTGTATCTGAGAGAGCTTGAG CTGCAGCAATCGGTCCGTCCGCATTACCTTGACGGAAAGATGATCAATGGGCGTATGCGTGCAATCTTAGTTGACTGGCTTGTCCAGGTCCACTCAAGATTCCAGCTTTTGCAGGAAACACTGTATATGTGTGTTGCAGTTATGGATCGCTTCTTACAA CGTCATCCAGTACCTCGTAAGAGGCTTCAGCTGGTGGGTGTAACAGCACTGCTTCTAGCTTCAAAATACGAAGAGATGTTATCTCCTGATGTAGCAGACTTTGTTTACATTACTGACAATGCCTACACCGGCAGTGAAGTTAGAGAAATGGAGATTATGATTCTTAAAGAGTTAAACTTTGATTTGGGACGACCTCTTCCAATTCACTTCTTAAGAAGAGCATCAAAAGCTGGGGAG GCTGATGCTAAGCAACATACGCTAGCAAAATACCTAATGGAGCTGACACTGATAGACTATGACATGGTTCACCATCGACCTTCAGAGATTGCAGCTGCTGCATTATGCTTGTCCCAGAAGATTCTGGGACATAACGAATGG GGCACAAAGCAGCAGTACTACACTGGGTATACAGAAGACAGTCTTGTGATGACTATGAAACATATGGCCAAGAATGTGGTCAAAGTAAATGAGAAGTTAACAAAATACACT GCTATAACGAATAAGTACGCAAGTAGCAAACTACTGAGGATCAGCACAATCCCTCAACTGAGTGGCAAGATAATCAAGGACCTGGCTTTATCACTCTTATGA